One genomic window of Megachile rotundata isolate GNS110a chromosome 12, iyMegRotu1, whole genome shotgun sequence includes the following:
- the LOC100876303 gene encoding synaptogenesis protein syg-1 isoform X3 codes for MAPFHGMALILLGIGYLLHAETPSSHRNLAVQRVDDEKPDKGERSQRGTKRTYFYIDSPQKVTAVVGQTVVLLCRVKNLGNRTILSQVSWIRKRDLHILTSMTVTYTSDARFTIVDNPEHGDWNLRIDYVQPRDAGVYECQVNTEPKIYRAVTLKVLDVQAKITGPEEVYVKKGSTISLTCIVDMQDIPPSNVTWYHAGALIDFDGPRRTSRGDATRWHRQHQQESDFVQFTTPDEYDTSVSGQRFFVLSRRQRTVLSFPQPSGVFTHLNFL; via the exons ATGGCACCGTTCCATGGTATGGCCCTTATACTGCTTGGAATCGGATACCTGTTACACGCAGAAACTCCTTCTAGTCACAGGAACTTAG CGGTGCAACGAGTCGACGATGAGAAACCCGATAAAGGGGAACGTTCGCAACGAGGGACGAAGAGGACGTATTTTTATATAGATTCGCCACAAAAAGTGACCGCCGTTGTTGGACAAACTGTTGTGCTGTTGTGTCGTGTTAAGAATTTGGGCAACAGAACC ATATTGTCCCAGGTGTCTTGGATTCGAAAAAGGGACTTACACATCTTGACGTCCATGACGGTGACTTACACGAGTGACGCAAGATTTACGATAGTCGACAATCCGGAGCACGGCGACTGGAATCTGCGAATAGATTACGTGCAACCACGGGACGCCGGCGTTTACGAGTGTCAAGTTAATACAGAACCGAAGATTTATAGGGCGGTTACTTTGAAAGTTTTAG ACGTACAGGCGAAGATCACAGGCCCAGAAGAAGTGTACGTGAAGAAAGGTAGCACGATTAGTCTGACTTGCATCGTGGATATGCAAGATATTCCTCCGAGCAACGTGACTTGGTACCATGCCGGTGCTCTGATCGATTTCGATGGTCCAAG GCGAACATCCCGCGGCGATGCAACACGGTGGCACCGGCAACATCAACAGGAGAGCGATTTTGTTCAGTTTACTACTCCTGATGAATACGATACTTCGGTGAGCGGCCAGCGTTTCTTCGTGCTCTCGCGAAGACAACGCACCGTGTTATCGTTCCCACAACCGAGTGGAGTTTTTACGCATCTGAATTTTCTATGA
- the LOC100876420 gene encoding dynein light chain Tctex-type protein 2B, with translation MSGPPSKQAVVEFRTSKSRPSMQTLQRPSLRAAPSESKRRLLSKISVFGFLGSRMFFHKRGDRLKVPKYQNTYRLEPFRAYHADDVDKIVQNIMERKLSIVTSYDPQQAAQLTSEIGTDVQKAIIRKDYDRYKIVTQVGIGQRLDQGIHASFQCLWDVERDNYSYYVFENNHIYAWCCVFGIYYE, from the exons ATGAGTGGCCCCCCAAGTAAGCAGGCTGTCGTCGAGTTTCGGACGTCGAAGAGTCGTCCCTCGATGCAGACGTTACAAAGACCTAGCCTGAGAGCTGCGCCCAGCGAG AGCAAGAGGAGATTGCTATCGAAGATCTCTGTTTTCGGCTTCCTCGGAAGTCGTATGTTCTTCCATAAACGCGGAGATCGATTAAAG GTCCCCAAATATCAAAACACCTATCGTCTGGAACCGTTTCGCGCTTACCACGCAGACGACGTCGACAAAATTGTGCAAAATATCATGGAGAGGAAACTGAGTATAGTCACGTCGTACGATCCGCAACAAGCGGCTCAATTAACCTCCGAAATCGGAACTGACGTGCAAAAAGCGATCATCAGGAAGGATTACGACAG GTACAAAATAGTGACGCAGGTGGGTATCGGGCAACGTCTCGATCAAGGCATTCACGCAAGCTTTCAGTGTCTCTGGGACGTGGAACGCGACAATTATTCCTACTATGTTTTTGAAAACAACCACATATACGCGTGGTGCTGCGTATTCGGTATATATTACGAGTAA
- the LOC100876303 gene encoding junctional adhesion molecule B isoform X1, which translates to MAPFHGMALILLGIGYLLHAETPSSHRNLAVQRVDDEKPDKGERSQRGTKRTYFYIDSPQKVTAVVGQTVVLLCRVKNLGNRTILSQVSWIRKRDLHILTSMTVTYTSDARFTIVDNPEHGDWNLRIDYVQPRDAGVYECQVNTEPKIYRAVTLKVLDVQAKITGPEEVYVKKGSTISLTCIVDMQDIPPSNVTWYHAGALIDFDGPRGGVSLETEKGKNSTTSKLLITRAMFNDSGNYTCVSSKVAPASVMVHVLNGEHPAAMQHGGTGNINRRAILFSLLLLMNTILR; encoded by the exons ATGGCACCGTTCCATGGTATGGCCCTTATACTGCTTGGAATCGGATACCTGTTACACGCAGAAACTCCTTCTAGTCACAGGAACTTAG CGGTGCAACGAGTCGACGATGAGAAACCCGATAAAGGGGAACGTTCGCAACGAGGGACGAAGAGGACGTATTTTTATATAGATTCGCCACAAAAAGTGACCGCCGTTGTTGGACAAACTGTTGTGCTGTTGTGTCGTGTTAAGAATTTGGGCAACAGAACC ATATTGTCCCAGGTGTCTTGGATTCGAAAAAGGGACTTACACATCTTGACGTCCATGACGGTGACTTACACGAGTGACGCAAGATTTACGATAGTCGACAATCCGGAGCACGGCGACTGGAATCTGCGAATAGATTACGTGCAACCACGGGACGCCGGCGTTTACGAGTGTCAAGTTAATACAGAACCGAAGATTTATAGGGCGGTTACTTTGAAAGTTTTAG ACGTACAGGCGAAGATCACAGGCCCAGAAGAAGTGTACGTGAAGAAAGGTAGCACGATTAGTCTGACTTGCATCGTGGATATGCAAGATATTCCTCCGAGCAACGTGACTTGGTACCATGCCGGTGCTCTGATCGATTTCGATGGTCCAAG GGGTGGCGTTTCTTTAGAAACCGAGAAAGGTAAGAACAGTACCACCAGCAAATTGCTAATCACCCGTGCCATGTTCAACGACAGCGGAAATTACACGTGCGTCTCGAGCAAGGTTGCCCCGGCGAGCGTGATGGTTCACGTGTTGAACG GCGAACATCCCGCGGCGATGCAACACGGTGGCACCGGCAACATCAACAGGAGAGCGATTTTGTTCAGTTTACTACTCCTGATGAATACGATACTTCGGTGA
- the LOC100876303 gene encoding irregular chiasm C-roughest protein isoform X2: protein MAPFHGMALILLGIGYLLHAETPSSHRNLAVQRVDDEKPDKGERSQRGTKRTYFYIDSPQKVTAVVGQTVVLLCRVKNLGNRTVSWIRKRDLHILTSMTVTYTSDARFTIVDNPEHGDWNLRIDYVQPRDAGVYECQVNTEPKIYRAVTLKVLDVQAKITGPEEVYVKKGSTISLTCIVDMQDIPPSNVTWYHAGALIDFDGPRGGVSLETEKGKNSTTSKLLITRAMFNDSGNYTCVSSKVAPASVMVHVLNGEHPAAMQHGGTGNINRRAILFSLLLLMNTILR, encoded by the exons ATGGCACCGTTCCATGGTATGGCCCTTATACTGCTTGGAATCGGATACCTGTTACACGCAGAAACTCCTTCTAGTCACAGGAACTTAG CGGTGCAACGAGTCGACGATGAGAAACCCGATAAAGGGGAACGTTCGCAACGAGGGACGAAGAGGACGTATTTTTATATAGATTCGCCACAAAAAGTGACCGCCGTTGTTGGACAAACTGTTGTGCTGTTGTGTCGTGTTAAGAATTTGGGCAACAGAACC GTGTCTTGGATTCGAAAAAGGGACTTACACATCTTGACGTCCATGACGGTGACTTACACGAGTGACGCAAGATTTACGATAGTCGACAATCCGGAGCACGGCGACTGGAATCTGCGAATAGATTACGTGCAACCACGGGACGCCGGCGTTTACGAGTGTCAAGTTAATACAGAACCGAAGATTTATAGGGCGGTTACTTTGAAAGTTTTAG ACGTACAGGCGAAGATCACAGGCCCAGAAGAAGTGTACGTGAAGAAAGGTAGCACGATTAGTCTGACTTGCATCGTGGATATGCAAGATATTCCTCCGAGCAACGTGACTTGGTACCATGCCGGTGCTCTGATCGATTTCGATGGTCCAAG GGGTGGCGTTTCTTTAGAAACCGAGAAAGGTAAGAACAGTACCACCAGCAAATTGCTAATCACCCGTGCCATGTTCAACGACAGCGGAAATTACACGTGCGTCTCGAGCAAGGTTGCCCCGGCGAGCGTGATGGTTCACGTGTTGAACG GCGAACATCCCGCGGCGATGCAACACGGTGGCACCGGCAACATCAACAGGAGAGCGATTTTGTTCAGTTTACTACTCCTGATGAATACGATACTTCGGTGA